A genomic region of Campylobacter corcagiensis contains the following coding sequences:
- a CDS encoding site-specific DNA-methyltransferase, producing the protein MITKNDALKLNVEILQDSQSDKERLTNFLKENFPSTFKDGEFSISGVLAILGLDKSVSGYELNWTGKALSHALYQVQSNKDLILESGKTNAQNQIIIGDNLDALKILKSAYDSKIKMIYIDPPYNTKNENFIYPDDFRKDYKDILKDLDLIEVDDDGNEVESESLNFIKNIQGSRSHSGWLSFIYPRLKLARDLLRDDGVIFISIDDNEMANLKLLCDEIFGEDNFVENFIWVKNSTKNLSKTTSTNHEYILCYAKNISEVESVSEMFRIKKPGFDEVNTILKKATDEKWSREKTQNEILEFYKNNKHLKGIKGYSNVEFRDGKFRVYTADNLGAPLSTGKAATYEVLHPVTKKPCKIPNRGWVWTKEKMYKMIADDLIEFYDTHERIPRSKRFLDTVSSDVVKSLIVDNTDGKKELARVFGECPFDNPKPTTLIKYFIEMSTSNNDIILDFFAGSGTTAHAVIEQNLADNGNRKFILVQLDEKIDEKKSKTAYDFCKDELKSKSPVISDITIERVKRAIKNLKSSAEVSVFKMIDKPNLTLENGTIELHLSNLTPFDIARNLLLICGKTLDKELKEIIKDRLFICDEILVIVKSDEAVVEKLKEFESCEVVLNGYADINFDDFANIKVIVGDRLKVVF; encoded by the coding sequence ATGATCACAAAAAACGACGCCTTAAAACTAAATGTTGAAATTTTACAAGATAGCCAAAGTGATAAAGAGAGATTAACAAATTTTCTAAAAGAGAATTTTCCATCTACTTTTAAAGATGGAGAATTTTCAATAAGTGGGGTATTAGCTATTTTAGGACTTGATAAAAGCGTAAGTGGATATGAGCTAAACTGGACTGGTAAAGCCCTGTCTCACGCTCTTTATCAAGTACAATCAAATAAAGATCTAATCTTAGAAAGTGGCAAAACTAATGCACAAAATCAAATCATTATCGGTGATAACTTAGATGCTTTAAAGATTCTTAAAAGTGCTTATGACTCAAAGATAAAAATGATCTACATTGATCCACCTTATAACACTAAAAATGAAAATTTTATCTATCCTGATGATTTTAGAAAAGATTATAAAGATATTTTAAAAGATCTTGATCTAATAGAAGTTGATGATGATGGAAATGAAGTTGAAAGTGAGAGTTTAAATTTCATAAAAAACATACAAGGCTCAAGAAGCCATAGCGGTTGGTTAAGCTTTATCTATCCACGACTTAAACTTGCAAGAGATCTTTTAAGAGATGATGGTGTGATATTTATCTCAATAGATGATAACGAAATGGCAAATTTAAAACTGCTTTGTGATGAAATTTTTGGAGAGGACAATTTTGTAGAAAATTTTATCTGGGTAAAAAACTCCACTAAAAATTTAAGCAAAACTACAAGCACAAATCACGAATATATTTTATGTTATGCAAAAAATATTTCAGAAGTTGAAAGCGTAAGCGAGATGTTTAGGATTAAAAAACCAGGTTTTGATGAAGTAAATACTATCTTAAAAAAAGCCACTGATGAAAAATGGAGTAGAGAAAAAACGCAAAATGAAATTTTGGAATTTTATAAAAATAATAAACATTTAAAAGGAATAAAAGGTTATTCTAATGTTGAATTTAGAGATGGTAAGTTCCGTGTATATACTGCTGATAATCTAGGAGCACCGCTATCAACAGGAAAAGCAGCCACTTATGAAGTTTTGCACCCTGTAACAAAAAAACCTTGCAAAATTCCAAATCGTGGCTGGGTTTGGACAAAAGAAAAAATGTATAAAATGATAGCTGATGATTTAATAGAGTTTTATGATACTCACGAAAGAATTCCAAGGTCTAAACGCTTTTTAGATACAGTTTCAAGCGATGTTGTGAAGTCTTTAATTGTAGATAATACAGACGGCAAAAAGGAGCTAGCTAGAGTTTTTGGCGAGTGTCCTTTTGATAATCCTAAACCAACAACTCTAATAAAATATTTTATAGAAATGTCAACTTCAAATAACGACATTATTTTAGACTTCTTTGCAGGAAGTGGCACGACAGCACATGCTGTAATTGAACAAAACTTAGCTGATAATGGTAACCGTAAATTTATCCTAGTCCAGCTTGATGAAAAAATAGATGAAAAAAAGAGCAAAACCGCTTACGATTTTTGTAAAGATGAGTTAAAAAGTAAAAGCCCTGTAATTAGCGATATCACAATTGAACGAGTTAAAAGGGCGATTAAAAATTTAAAAAGCAGTGCTGAAGTTAGCGTTTTTAAGATGATAGATAAGCCAAATTTAACCTTAGAAAATGGCACAATAGAACTTCATTTATCAAATTTAACCCCTTTTGATATAGCTAGAAATTTACTTTTGATATGTGGCAAAACCCTAGATAAAGAGTTAAAAGAGATTATAAAAGACAGACTTTTTATCTGTGATGAAATTTTAGTAATCGTTAAAAGTGATGAAGCTGTAGTTGAAAAGCTAAAAGAATTTGAAAGTTGTGAAGTTGTTTTAAATGGCTACGCTGATATTAACTTTGATGATTTTGCAAATATCAAAGTTATAGTAGGCGATAGACTAAAAGTTGTTTTTTAA